In Alkalihalobacterium alkalinitrilicum, a genomic segment contains:
- a CDS encoding acyl-CoA dehydrogenase family protein: MSQFESNGNFGMSEEVIQLRQKVRTFIDEKVIPVETIVEEGGPEGERVLKELQDQAKQEGIWALGLPKDIGGGGLKFMDYVYINEIVGRSEAAMFALGTHTAQDSTMLNMFGTEEQKEKWLYPMVEGEIYPSVGLTEPEVAGSDPTLIQSTAYLDGDEWVINAHKWFTTGANKAAFTTMFCVTEPDGDRHKRASMIIVPTDTPGYELVRVVPTMGHSSGNHCEIRLTNVRVPKENLLGERGHGFVIAQKRLGPGRIYHSMRWLGQAQRAFDLMCERSLSRFAHGSVLSDKQMIQKFIADSATEIQSARLLTFEAAQKIDRGEDARVDIAMIKVYGAKVLHDVIDRAIQVHGALGVTSDTPLEKMYRDARYARIYDGPDEVHTASIARRILKQYKLGESWDPANF; the protein is encoded by the coding sequence ATGAGTCAGTTCGAAAGCAATGGAAATTTTGGTATGAGTGAAGAAGTGATCCAGTTACGTCAAAAAGTAAGAACGTTTATTGATGAAAAGGTTATTCCAGTAGAGACGATTGTAGAAGAAGGTGGCCCAGAAGGAGAGCGTGTATTAAAAGAATTACAAGACCAGGCGAAACAAGAAGGGATTTGGGCATTAGGTTTACCAAAGGACATTGGTGGTGGCGGTTTAAAATTTATGGACTACGTCTACATTAATGAAATCGTTGGTCGCTCTGAAGCTGCAATGTTTGCACTTGGTACGCATACCGCTCAAGATTCGACGATGCTCAATATGTTTGGTACCGAGGAGCAAAAAGAAAAGTGGCTATACCCGATGGTCGAAGGTGAAATCTACCCTTCTGTTGGTTTAACAGAACCAGAAGTAGCAGGTTCAGATCCGACACTTATTCAATCAACGGCGTATTTAGATGGTGATGAGTGGGTAATTAATGCTCATAAATGGTTTACAACTGGAGCGAATAAAGCTGCGTTTACAACGATGTTTTGTGTAACAGAACCTGATGGCGATCGTCACAAAAGAGCTTCAATGATTATCGTTCCAACAGATACACCAGGATATGAACTTGTTCGCGTAGTGCCAACGATGGGACATAGTTCAGGTAACCATTGTGAAATTCGCTTAACAAACGTACGAGTACCTAAAGAGAATTTACTTGGAGAAAGAGGACATGGTTTTGTCATTGCTCAAAAGCGTTTAGGGCCAGGTAGAATATATCATAGTATGAGATGGCTTGGTCAAGCTCAACGTGCATTCGATCTTATGTGTGAACGTTCATTAAGTCGATTTGCCCATGGTTCAGTCCTTTCTGATAAACAGATGATTCAGAAATTTATTGCGGATTCAGCGACTGAAATTCAGTCTGCTCGTTTACTCACGTTTGAAGCGGCACAAAAGATTGACCGAGGCGAAGATGCTCGTGTAGATATTGCTATGATTAAAGTGTATGGTGCAAAAGTTCTCCATGATGTTATTGACCGAGCAATCCAAGTCCATGGCGCTCTAGGCGTTACTTCCGATACACCTCTTGAAAAAATGTATCGTGACGCAAGGTATGCTCGTATTTATGATGGTCCAGACGAAGTTCATACAGCGTCCATTGCTCGCCGTATTTTAAAACAGTATAAACTAGGCGAAAGTTGGGATCCAGCAAACTTTTAA
- a CDS encoding long-chain-fatty-acid--CoA ligase, translating to MVKNHYEFWPKRISKSLTIPETNIVDNLEVSAKRFPNKTAIYFYGQELTYRQLLEEVKGKAQFLQSKLNVNTGDRVLLYMQNCPQFIIAYYAILSINAIVVPINPMNKTEELAYFINDSEASVAFLDQSLFDRVQPIINSSTLKHIIISDYSYYANQDISLSSQNYVTTVDINQPFVTEWCEAVSGEELSNRSFEYQLTALIIYTSGTTGHPKGCIHTHKNVQANISGTSIWGNYTPQTVALTTLPLFHVTGMQHSMNTTLQAGGTIVLMMRWDRDLAGELIDKLGCTHWVNISTMMIDFLSNPSLSNYEISSLQVVGGGGAPLPKAIGEKLHELTGILYAEGYGSTETMSQTHFNPLDRPKLQCLGIPFFDVDARVIDSETYEQLGENEKGEIIVDSPQLLVGYWKKPEETKASFIEIDGKTFFLTGDVGYFDEEGYFFLVDRKKRMINASGFKVWPVEVETMMYKHPAIHSVCVIASPDARRGETVKALVVLNDGFEKTTEKEIIDWSKSQMSDYKYPRVVEFVNKLPISASGKVLWRELQEREFSVRGESI from the coding sequence ATGGTTAAGAATCATTACGAGTTTTGGCCGAAAAGAATTTCTAAATCACTAACAATTCCAGAAACTAATATAGTAGATAATCTTGAAGTATCCGCAAAGCGATTTCCTAACAAGACAGCAATTTACTTTTACGGTCAAGAATTGACGTATCGCCAGTTATTGGAAGAGGTCAAGGGGAAAGCTCAATTTTTACAAAGTAAATTAAACGTTAATACTGGCGACCGTGTATTACTCTATATGCAAAATTGTCCTCAATTTATCATAGCTTATTATGCAATCCTAAGTATTAATGCAATTGTTGTACCTATTAACCCAATGAATAAAACAGAAGAACTTGCTTATTTTATCAATGACAGTGAAGCTAGTGTTGCCTTTTTAGACCAGTCATTATTTGACAGAGTTCAACCAATTATTAATTCCTCTACGTTAAAGCATATTATCATCTCGGATTATTCATATTATGCAAATCAAGATATTTCCTTATCATCTCAAAACTATGTAACTACAGTAGATATTAACCAGCCATTTGTGACCGAATGGTGTGAAGCCGTTTCAGGTGAAGAGTTAAGTAACAGATCATTTGAATATCAATTGACGGCTCTAATTATTTACACATCTGGAACGACTGGTCATCCTAAAGGTTGTATCCATACACATAAAAACGTACAAGCAAACATTTCAGGGACGTCCATTTGGGGGAATTATACACCACAAACTGTTGCCTTAACAACGCTTCCATTATTTCATGTAACAGGTATGCAGCATTCCATGAATACGACGCTACAAGCTGGAGGAACAATCGTCCTTATGATGAGATGGGACAGAGATCTGGCAGGAGAATTAATTGATAAATTGGGTTGTACTCATTGGGTTAATATTAGTACTATGATGATCGATTTCCTTTCAAATCCAAGTCTTTCAAACTATGAGATTTCTTCTTTACAAGTAGTAGGTGGTGGTGGTGCTCCTTTACCTAAAGCAATAGGAGAAAAATTACATGAACTAACTGGGATCTTATATGCAGAAGGGTATGGTTCAACTGAAACGATGTCTCAAACGCACTTTAACCCACTCGATCGTCCTAAATTACAATGTTTAGGAATTCCATTTTTTGATGTCGATGCAAGGGTGATAGATAGTGAGACGTACGAACAGTTAGGAGAAAATGAAAAAGGGGAAATCATCGTTGATAGCCCACAACTATTAGTAGGATATTGGAAAAAACCAGAGGAAACAAAAGCTTCTTTTATTGAAATCGATGGAAAGACATTTTTCTTGACTGGCGACGTTGGTTATTTTGATGAAGAAGGATATTTCTTCTTGGTCGATCGTAAAAAAAGAATGATTAATGCTTCTGGATTTAAAGTATGGCCAGTTGAAGTAGAAACAATGATGTATAAGCATCCAGCAATTCACTCAGTGTGCGTGATTGCATCACCAGATGCTAGAAGGGGAGAGACTGTTAAGGCATTAGTCGTTTTAAATGATGGTTTTGAGAAAACTACTGAAAAAGAAATTATTGACTGGAGTAAATCTCAGATGTCTGATTATAAATATCCTAGAGTAGTTGAGTTTGTAAATAAACTACCAATATCTGCATCAGGAAAAGTATTGTGGAGAGAGCTCCAGGAACGTGAATTTTCTGTGAGGGGGGAAAGTATATGA
- a CDS encoding acyl-CoA dehydrogenase, translating to MQFEYSQESLALQQKLTNFMEEYVYPNEALYEEQLNQAASRWEIPPIVEELKQKAKSAGLWNLFLPVHEVEGGLTNVEYAPLAEIMGRSLIGPEIFNCNAPDTGNMEVLIRYGTDEQKKQWLEPLLAGEIRSCFAMTEPAVASSDATNIQGSIVRDGDHYVINARKWWTSGAGDPRCKIAIFMGKTDPDGPRHEQQSMVLVPMDTPGVTVVRPLNVFGYDHAPHGHCEVEFKDVRVPVENILLGEGKGFAIAQGRLGPGRIHHCMRAIGAAERALELLCRRTRERVTFGKPLAEQGVIKEWIAESRIEIDQARLLTLNAAYKMDKYGNKEARKEIAMIKVAAPKACLNVIDRAIQAHGGGGVSDDFPLAAHWANARTLRLVDGPDEVHRRDIGRLELKSYDL from the coding sequence ATGCAATTTGAATATTCACAAGAAAGTTTAGCGTTACAACAGAAATTAACGAATTTTATGGAAGAGTATGTGTATCCAAACGAAGCTCTTTACGAAGAGCAATTAAATCAAGCCGCATCACGTTGGGAAATTCCACCGATTGTTGAAGAGTTAAAACAAAAAGCAAAAAGTGCTGGATTATGGAATTTATTTTTACCAGTACATGAGGTTGAAGGTGGGCTAACGAATGTAGAATACGCACCACTTGCTGAAATTATGGGCCGTTCATTAATTGGACCTGAAATTTTTAACTGTAACGCACCTGATACTGGAAATATGGAAGTATTAATTCGTTACGGCACAGATGAGCAAAAGAAACAGTGGCTTGAGCCGCTTCTTGCAGGTGAAATTAGATCATGCTTTGCGATGACAGAACCTGCAGTTGCTTCATCAGACGCAACGAATATTCAAGGTAGTATCGTAAGAGATGGAGATCACTACGTAATTAATGCTAGAAAATGGTGGACTTCTGGTGCTGGAGATCCTCGTTGTAAAATTGCTATTTTTATGGGAAAAACAGACCCAGATGGACCGAGACATGAGCAACAATCCATGGTTCTAGTACCGATGGACACACCAGGGGTAACGGTTGTTCGCCCATTAAATGTATTTGGCTATGATCATGCACCGCATGGTCACTGCGAAGTTGAGTTTAAAGATGTACGAGTCCCTGTTGAAAATATTCTATTAGGGGAAGGTAAAGGTTTTGCAATTGCTCAAGGTCGCCTAGGACCTGGACGTATTCACCATTGTATGAGAGCAATTGGTGCTGCTGAACGAGCTTTAGAACTGTTATGTCGTAGAACTCGTGAAAGAGTAACGTTTGGCAAACCATTAGCTGAACAAGGTGTAATTAAAGAGTGGATTGCTGAGTCTCGAATTGAAATTGATCAAGCTCGTTTATTAACGTTAAATGCAGCTTATAAAATGGATAAATACGGAAATAAAGAAGCAAGAAAAGAAATTGCAATGATTAAAGTGGCTGCACCTAAAGCCTGCTTAAACGTAATTGACCGTGCAATTCAAGCACATGGTGGTGGCGGGGTATCTGATGATTTTCCTCTTGCTGCACATTGGGCTAACGCACGTACCCTTCGCCTAGTTGATGGACCAGACGAAGTTCATCGTCGCGATATCGGTCGTTTAGAATTAAAGAGTTACGATCTCTAA
- a CDS encoding CaiB/BaiF CoA transferase family protein, which yields MTLPLENIRVLDLSRLLPGPFCTLTLADFGADVIKVEDPKVGDYARWNEPQVEGQNHMFLSLNRNKRSVTLDLKSEKGKQLFKQLVETSDILVESFRPGVMDRLGLGYETLKEINPKLIYCAITGFGQTGPYSQYPGHDINYLSYAGLLGQQGEQNRKPVSSSTQIADIGGGAQMATNGILLALLERHNSGKGQFVDISMLDGSVSWLQTLLPDYLATKNLPERGESVLNGGLACYEIYETKDDRFLSVGALEPKFWVEFCKVIEREDLIPLLEAPLEQQNQMKKDIQSILKQKTLEEWTAIFEGVDACVAPLLNFDEVAENPQVVHRQLIQEIYDPKLGKIQQIGVPIKLSETPGEIRFQAPKLGEHNSEVFAELGYSSEEIKELNI from the coding sequence TTGACATTACCATTAGAAAATATTCGCGTTTTAGACTTGAGTCGCTTACTTCCTGGACCTTTTTGTACATTAACTCTAGCAGACTTTGGGGCTGATGTCATTAAAGTCGAGGATCCAAAAGTCGGAGACTATGCTCGTTGGAATGAACCTCAAGTGGAAGGACAAAATCATATGTTCCTTTCATTAAACCGTAATAAACGGAGTGTAACACTTGATCTCAAGTCTGAAAAAGGCAAGCAGCTATTTAAACAGTTAGTTGAAACAAGTGATATTTTAGTAGAATCATTTCGACCAGGTGTAATGGACCGACTAGGATTAGGATATGAAACGTTAAAGGAGATCAATCCTAAATTAATTTATTGTGCAATTACAGGTTTTGGACAAACAGGACCGTATTCTCAATACCCAGGTCACGATATCAATTATTTAAGTTACGCTGGTTTATTAGGCCAACAAGGAGAACAAAATCGTAAACCAGTATCTTCATCGACTCAAATCGCTGATATCGGTGGTGGCGCACAAATGGCGACCAATGGGATCTTGTTAGCGCTTCTAGAAAGACATAATTCAGGTAAGGGGCAGTTTGTTGATATTTCGATGTTAGATGGCTCAGTTTCCTGGTTACAAACGTTGTTACCAGACTATCTAGCAACGAAAAATTTACCTGAACGAGGTGAATCAGTACTTAATGGTGGACTTGCTTGTTATGAGATCTATGAAACGAAAGACGACCGCTTTTTATCAGTAGGAGCGTTAGAACCTAAATTTTGGGTTGAATTTTGTAAAGTGATTGAAAGAGAAGACCTTATTCCACTGTTAGAGGCTCCATTAGAGCAACAAAATCAAATGAAAAAAGATATTCAATCAATTTTAAAGCAAAAAACATTAGAAGAATGGACAGCTATTTTTGAAGGAGTCGATGCTTGTGTAGCACCTCTATTAAATTTTGATGAAGTAGCTGAAAATCCTCAAGTGGTCCATCGTCAACTCATTCAGGAAATTTATGATCCGAAACTAGGAAAAATTCAACAAATTGGAGTTCCTATTAAGCTTTCAGAAACACCAGGAGAAATTCGCTTCCAAGCTCCAAAATTAGGAGAGCATAATAGTGAAGTCTTTGCTGAATTAGGCTATTCAAGCGAGGAAATTAAAGAGTTAAATATTTGA
- a CDS encoding thiolase family protein: MKEAVVVEVVRSPVGRRNGALSNYRPDDLAAEVLKEVVKRANISPKIIEDVIMGCVSQVGEQAADIGRVAALIAGFPIEVPGTTIDRQCGSSQQAVHFAAQAIMSGDMDVVIAAGVESMSRVPMFSNLQGAELSERLTSKYEMINQGFSAERIAEKWGISKQELDEFALQSHHKAIAAQDEGRFEREIMPLEVTLPDGTKATITADEGPRRETNLEKLASLKPSFVENGTVTPGNASQISDGAAAILLMSREKAEELGLKPRFRIVARSVIGSDPTLMLTGPIPATEKVLKKAGLSIDDIDIFEVNEAFASVPLVWLKETGADPNKLNPNGGAIALGHPLGGSGARLMTTMMYELERTGGRYGLQTMCEGHGMANATIIERLD, encoded by the coding sequence ATGAAAGAAGCTGTCGTTGTTGAAGTCGTTAGAAGTCCAGTCGGAAGAAGAAATGGAGCGTTAAGTAATTACCGCCCAGATGATTTAGCTGCAGAAGTGTTAAAAGAAGTTGTTAAACGGGCTAATATTTCACCAAAGATTATTGAAGATGTCATTATGGGGTGTGTTTCTCAAGTTGGGGAACAAGCGGCTGACATTGGTAGAGTGGCAGCTTTAATTGCAGGGTTTCCGATTGAAGTACCTGGCACAACGATTGACCGTCAATGTGGGTCGAGCCAACAAGCGGTTCATTTTGCTGCACAAGCGATAATGAGTGGAGATATGGATGTCGTAATTGCAGCAGGTGTTGAAAGCATGTCTAGAGTTCCAATGTTCTCTAACTTGCAAGGAGCCGAATTAAGTGAAAGGTTAACTTCTAAATACGAAATGATTAATCAAGGTTTTTCTGCTGAACGAATTGCTGAAAAGTGGGGCATTAGCAAACAAGAGTTAGATGAATTTGCTTTACAAAGTCATCATAAAGCGATTGCTGCTCAAGATGAAGGGCGTTTTGAACGTGAAATTATGCCATTAGAAGTTACGTTACCTGATGGAACAAAGGCGACAATCACAGCTGATGAAGGTCCTAGAAGAGAAACAAATTTGGAAAAACTCGCTAGTTTAAAGCCTTCATTTGTTGAGAATGGAACAGTGACACCAGGAAATGCAAGTCAAATTAGTGATGGAGCGGCAGCAATTCTATTAATGTCTAGAGAAAAAGCCGAAGAGTTAGGTTTAAAGCCACGCTTTCGTATTGTAGCACGATCTGTTATAGGTTCGGATCCAACGTTAATGTTAACTGGACCAATCCCAGCTACTGAAAAGGTACTAAAGAAAGCTGGATTGTCTATTGATGATATCGATATCTTTGAAGTAAATGAAGCGTTCGCATCGGTACCACTAGTATGGTTAAAGGAAACAGGAGCAGATCCAAATAAGCTTAACCCTAACGGTGGAGCAATTGCATTAGGCCATCCATTAGGTGGAAGTGGTGCCCGACTCATGACAACAATGATGTATGAGTTAGAACGTACAGGTGGACGTTACGGTTTACAAACGATGTGTGAAGGCCATGGAATGGCGAATGCAACGATTATTGAACGATTAGACTAA
- a CDS encoding SDR family NAD(P)-dependent oxidoreductase has protein sequence MRLKDKVAVITGGASGIGRATAKEFVLEGASVVVADINLEGAQKTVAEITEQGGVAIAVQVDCASYDSVEALIQKTIEQFGKVDIMFNNAGVENQPLNVLEMSIEEYERTVAINQHGVFYGIKAAGNAMKDTGGVIINTASVYGFIADRKQFPYHASKGAVVMMTKAAAFDLARYNIRVTAIAPGLIDTNIVSEWKENPEIWSQIEKAQMRRKAGKPEEVAKVVTFLASDDASFVNAHVTFVDDGAAAFKR, from the coding sequence GTGAGATTAAAAGATAAAGTAGCGGTAATTACAGGAGGAGCATCAGGAATAGGTCGAGCAACAGCAAAAGAGTTTGTCCTTGAAGGAGCAAGTGTTGTCGTCGCAGACATTAATCTAGAAGGAGCACAAAAAACAGTTGCAGAAATTACAGAACAGGGTGGAGTGGCCATTGCTGTTCAAGTCGATTGTGCCTCATATGATAGTGTCGAAGCTCTTATTCAAAAAACAATCGAGCAGTTTGGGAAAGTCGACATTATGTTTAATAATGCGGGCGTTGAAAATCAACCACTTAATGTCCTAGAGATGTCGATAGAAGAATACGAACGAACAGTCGCTATTAATCAACATGGTGTTTTTTATGGCATTAAGGCTGCTGGTAATGCAATGAAAGATACAGGTGGTGTCATAATTAATACGGCTTCTGTTTATGGATTTATCGCTGATCGTAAGCAATTTCCTTACCATGCGAGTAAAGGGGCAGTTGTTATGATGACAAAAGCAGCGGCGTTTGATTTAGCACGTTATAACATAAGAGTAACAGCGATTGCTCCTGGGCTAATCGATACGAATATCGTTTCAGAATGGAAAGAAAACCCTGAAATTTGGAGTCAGATTGAAAAAGCGCAAATGAGAAGAAAAGCAGGAAAACCAGAAGAAGTAGCTAAAGTGGTTACATTTCTAGCAAGTGATGATGCTTCGTTTGTAAATGCTCATGTTACATTCGTTGACGATGGGGCAGCTGCATTTAAACGATAA
- a CDS encoding acyl-CoA synthetase yields the protein MTTSSLEMSRELLVGELIRRAAHKTPRKLAFSYEDETLTYEQLEKKTMHLAGWLQDSGIGMGDKVGFIFKNHIAFVEVFFGVALSGGVGVPMNFRLVAEEFIYIINDSDTKILIIEEEYVNVIQSIQHKLPNVEKVVVVGDNHGSYIAYNDIYDIPSTYESISGQVTDNDDCMIVYTSGTTGKPKGAVLTHKNLVVNAQNLIWEFELDLGFKQIIISPLFHVAALACLLMGCSVNGTTVIRRDFDAVNILDTIEKEEINCIFLVPAMWNMVINVPNIEKYNLSSMKKCMTGAAICPAEIKKKIMHYFSNAGMYDIFGQTEMSPSTTCLHPKDSIRKTTSVGKPIINVEVRVVDENMNDVPVGEIGEIIYRGPTLMKEYYKKREATEESFYGGWFHSGDLVRMDEEGFIYVVDRKKDMLISGGENIYPAEVEAVLYKHEAILETAVVGVPDIDWGESVKAYIVLKPGQQLTKEDIIRHCNKYLASYKKPRFVEFINELPRNTSGKVLKRVLKEQQNVQSQ from the coding sequence GTGACGACAAGTAGTTTAGAAATGTCAAGGGAATTATTAGTAGGTGAATTAATTAGAAGAGCCGCTCATAAAACACCTAGAAAACTTGCATTCAGCTATGAAGATGAGACATTAACTTATGAACAATTAGAGAAAAAAACTATGCATTTAGCAGGTTGGTTACAAGATTCAGGAATTGGAATGGGTGATAAGGTAGGGTTTATTTTTAAAAATCACATAGCATTTGTTGAAGTCTTTTTCGGTGTCGCTCTTTCTGGCGGGGTCGGGGTGCCGATGAACTTCAGACTAGTTGCAGAAGAGTTTATCTACATTATTAACGATTCTGATACGAAAATTTTAATAATTGAAGAAGAGTATGTCAACGTCATACAATCGATCCAGCATAAACTGCCGAACGTTGAAAAGGTAGTTGTCGTTGGTGATAACCATGGATCATATATAGCATACAACGATATATATGACATACCATCAACGTACGAGTCTATTTCAGGACAAGTTACGGATAATGATGATTGTATGATTGTTTATACATCGGGAACGACAGGGAAGCCGAAAGGTGCTGTACTTACTCATAAAAACCTAGTTGTAAATGCACAAAATTTAATTTGGGAATTTGAATTAGATCTTGGGTTTAAACAAATCATTATCTCCCCGTTGTTTCACGTAGCAGCACTTGCGTGTTTGTTAATGGGCTGTAGTGTTAATGGAACTACGGTAATCCGACGTGATTTCGATGCTGTAAACATTTTAGATACGATAGAAAAAGAAGAAATCAACTGCATCTTCTTAGTTCCAGCAATGTGGAATATGGTTATAAACGTACCTAATATTGAAAAGTATAATCTTTCCTCGATGAAAAAGTGTATGACAGGGGCTGCTATTTGTCCAGCCGAAATTAAAAAGAAAATCATGCATTATTTTTCCAATGCTGGCATGTACGATATTTTCGGACAAACGGAGATGAGTCCTAGTACGACTTGTTTACATCCGAAAGACTCAATTCGTAAAACAACGTCGGTCGGTAAACCGATTATTAATGTAGAGGTTCGTGTTGTTGATGAGAATATGAACGATGTACCAGTTGGAGAAATTGGTGAAATTATTTATCGAGGACCAACTTTAATGAAGGAGTATTATAAAAAACGTGAGGCGACCGAAGAGTCGTTTTATGGCGGTTGGTTTCATAGTGGCGACTTAGTTCGAATGGATGAAGAAGGTTTCATTTATGTCGTAGATCGTAAAAAAGATATGCTCATAAGTGGAGGCGAAAATATTTATCCAGCAGAAGTAGAGGCTGTTCTCTATAAGCACGAGGCTATTTTAGAAACAGCTGTTGTTGGCGTTCCTGATATAGATTGGGGTGAAAGTGTAAAGGCTTACATCGTACTTAAACCAGGTCAGCAGTTAACGAAAGAGGATATTATTAGGCATTGTAATAAATATTTAGCATCTTATAAAAAACCAAGATTCGTAGAGTTTATTAATGAACTCCCGAGAAATACATCAGGTAAGGTGTTAAAACGAGTATTAAAAGAGCAACAAAATGTTCAGTCGCAATAA
- the fadH gene encoding 2,4-dienoyl-CoA reductase produces MRGNVVIVTGGGSGIGKGMAKKFAQEGANVVITGRTLEKLEEAKKEIETFENQVLCLQMDVRNPEDVNKIVEDTKQAFGRIDHLVNNAAGNFICPSEDLSLNGWHAVVDIVLNGTWYCTQAVAKEWISTGHKGSMLNISTTYAWMANPGTVHSAAAKAGVLAMTRTLAVEWGKKYGIRLNAIAPGPIADTGAVDKLWPTEEQAEKVLNSIPAQRLGTTEEIANLAYYLLSPEAQYINGECITIDGAQWLNNSSISL; encoded by the coding sequence ATGAGAGGAAACGTTGTTATCGTTACTGGAGGTGGCAGTGGGATTGGAAAAGGAATGGCTAAAAAGTTTGCACAAGAAGGGGCAAACGTTGTCATTACGGGTCGAACGTTAGAAAAGTTAGAGGAAGCTAAAAAAGAAATAGAAACATTTGAAAACCAAGTGCTTTGTTTACAAATGGATGTAAGAAATCCAGAAGATGTAAACAAAATAGTTGAGGATACGAAACAAGCGTTTGGAAGGATTGATCACCTTGTTAATAATGCTGCAGGGAACTTTATTTGTCCTTCCGAAGATTTGTCTTTAAATGGTTGGCATGCTGTTGTTGATATTGTCTTAAATGGGACATGGTATTGTACACAAGCGGTTGCTAAAGAATGGATCTCAACGGGACACAAAGGGTCAATGTTAAACATTTCCACGACGTATGCTTGGATGGCTAATCCAGGAACTGTTCATTCAGCTGCTGCAAAAGCTGGGGTATTAGCGATGACACGAACTTTAGCGGTTGAATGGGGAAAGAAATATGGAATTAGGTTAAATGCAATTGCACCTGGTCCAATTGCAGATACGGGAGCTGTTGATAAATTATGGCCAACGGAAGAACAAGCAGAGAAGGTCTTAAACAGTATTCCAGCACAACGACTTGGAACAACAGAAGAGATCGCAAATCTTGCGTATTATTTATTATCACCTGAGGCTCAATATATTAATGGAGAATGTATTACGATCGATGGTGCGCAATGGTTAAATAATAGTAGTATTTCATTATAA
- a CDS encoding TRAP transporter small permease — translation MPALLMKSYNIYSRIKFIGLIISGIFLFGMMVFIVLDVLSRNFLSRSIPGNYEIVRYYFMPLALFPGVAYAYGTGIFPRITMIVSKLSKKIQKFIVIVLLIVELILFSLIAYFGLQYGLHGIEEGLAFPAGGKMYPLYPFIFLVPIGFAMLIIEIIFLIIKNLLSDGPSLTVTGDVEEEVIPNQ, via the coding sequence ATGCCAGCTTTATTAATGAAATCTTATAATATCTACAGTCGGATTAAATTTATTGGCTTAATAATTAGCGGGATCTTTTTGTTCGGAATGATGGTGTTTATTGTGTTAGATGTTCTTAGTCGAAACTTCTTGTCAAGATCCATTCCAGGAAACTATGAAATTGTTAGGTACTACTTTATGCCATTGGCTTTATTTCCTGGTGTTGCTTATGCCTATGGAACGGGAATTTTCCCGCGGATTACAATGATAGTTTCAAAGCTGAGTAAAAAAATTCAAAAATTCATTGTTATTGTATTGTTAATCGTTGAATTAATATTATTCTCTTTAATTGCCTATTTCGGACTACAATATGGACTACATGGGATCGAAGAAGGTTTGGCATTTCCTGCAGGAGGAAAAATGTATCCACTATATCCATTTATCTTTTTAGTACCAATTGGTTTTGCGATGTTAATCATCGAGATAATTTTTCTCATCATAAAAAATTTACTTAGTGATGGTCCCTCTTTAACAGTTACCGGGGATGTAGAAGAAGAAGTCATTCCGAACCAATAG